A region from the Andrena cerasifolii isolate SP2316 chromosome 9, iyAndCera1_principal, whole genome shotgun sequence genome encodes:
- the Slip1 gene encoding SLo interacting protein 1 — protein sequence MDFVILKVNGQDVSNSSHEDAVRCFQSAQEPIIVEVLRRQSVQSQRNAWKEQPHEKSEAVEERTPEPAKKEHAVNACPTLVSTAVQTDWAGFLEEELPASVDEQTNDSFEDFLAHDIDFEEVTLRKTGSAEKLGLTVCYSSGSGSEDVDTEVYISEIVPESLAARDGRLREGDQILRVNGKDVANKEQTENLFAETKSAVTILVSRCLYQDDEYEDRRTYRQESPPLSPEHLPAYQNSLIEQLIRQQQQQTEERTKEMEENVSMLKALPPVPSHTSQQQAPGNVFSTTTSSSTCSSQNSQKSSPPHHGDDRKQWMQETVKNCSKKMENLCVRGQQSVKLADAYSNRVWSETEHIYETIPESDSEPIYSSPYEHQRWTQAAATTTMTTTVTTITTNQANQTRWHSSSKSNSSGEEKDSSSAYNTGESCNSNPLTLELHQGEKDHHRSTLVLCPPKVQTMQQQQQQQQQQQQQQQKVGCTCPTSKQARNQTVRKTSSSHHHKDRGDSTTTAAMPADTMYTNMANLQQTMLLQQQLFKQALSQRNWTTANQREVTSTAKKSKSHGNFQAPNLTRYQFVGSQQVCTSTAWVPPEDKGGDVQMEWKVKRRADGTRYIARRPVRNRILRNRAIKISEERAGHSTEDDTMSEIKVGRYWTKEERKRQLERARERKQRQQELVLQQQQQQQLQLQQTNELLACEHVDEKLAKKPLNIVELSHKKMARKKNTLDDFTTVQEMLVHGNRVGGTGGPGPGGKLMGLLSVTTV from the exons GTGAACGGGCAAGACGTATCGAACTCCAGTCACGAAGATGCGGTGCGTTGCTTTCAATCGGCCCAGGAGCCGATCATCGTGGAGGTGCTCCGGCGGCAATCGGTGCAGAGTCAGCGAAACGCGTGGAAGGAGCAGCCGCACGAGAAGAGCGAGGCGGTCGAGGAGCGAACCCCGGAGCCGGCGAAGAAGGAGCACGCGGTGAACGCTTGCCCGACCCTCGTGTCGACCGCGGTGCAGACCGACTGGGCCGGCTTCCTCGAGGAGGAGCTGCCCGCCAGCGTCGACGAGCAGACCAACGACAGCTTCGAGGACTTCCTAGCGCACGACATTGACTTCGAG GAAGTGACGCTGCGGAAAACGGGGAGCGCGGAGAAACTGGGGCTGACGGTGTGCTACAGCTCCGGCTCCGGCAGCGAGGACGTCGACACGGAAGTTTATATCTCGGAAATAGTTCCTGAAAGTCTCGCGGCGCGAGACGGCCGTCTCCGGGAGGGCGACCAAATCTTGAGG GTAAACGGGAAGGACGTGGCGAACAAAGAGCAGACGGAGAACCTGTTCGCCGAGACGAAGAGCGCGGTGACCATTCTCGTCAGCCGGTGTCTCTATCAG gacgacgagtacgaggacCGGCGCACGTACCGGCAG GAATCGCCGCCGTTGTCCCCGGAGCACCTACCCGCGTATCAGAACAGCCTGATCGAGCAGCTGAtccggcagcagcagcagcagacgGAGGAGCGGACCAAAGAGATGGAGGAGAACGTTTCCATGCTGAAGGCGCTGCCTCCGGTCCCCTCTCACACCTCTCAGCAGCAAGCGCCGGGCAACGTGTTCTCCACGACCACCTCGTCCTCGACCTGCTCCTCCCAGAACTCGCAGAAGTCTTCGCCGCCGCATCACGGAGACGATCGCAAGCAGTGGATGCAGGAGACGGTGAAGAACTGCTCGAAGAAGATGGAGAACCTGTGCGTGCGCGGGCAGCAGTCGGTGAAGCTGGCCGACGCGTACTCGAACCGCGTGTGGAGCGAGACGGAGCACATTTATGAGACCATACCGGAGTCTGACAGCGAGCCGATCTACTCGTCCCCGTACGAGCATCAGCGCTGGACGCAGGCCGCGGCGACCACCACCATGACCACCACCGTCACGACGATCACAACGAACCAGGCGAACCAGACCAGGTGGCATTCCTCCTCCAAGAGCAACAGCTCGGGCGAGGAGAAGGACAGCTCGAGCGCCTACAACACCGGCGAGTCGTGCAACAGTAACCCGTTGACGCTGGAGCTTCACCAGGGCGAGAAGGACCATCACAGAAGCACCTTGGTGCTCTGTCCGCCGAAAGTGCAGACgatgcagcagcagcagcagcaacagcaacagcaacagcaacaacagcagaaGGTGGGCTGCACGTGCCCGACGAGCAAGCAGGCTAGAAATCAAACCGTGAGAAAAACCTCGAGCTCCCATCATCACAAAGACCGCGGAGACTCCACGACTACCGCTGCCATGCCCGCTGACACCATGTACACGAACATGGCCAATCTTCAACAGACGATGCTGCTGCAGCAGCAGCTGTTCAAGCAGGCGCTGAGCCAGAGGAACTGGACCACAGCGAACCAGAGGGAGGTGACCAGCACCGCGAAGAAGTCCAAGTCCCACGGGAACTTTCAAGCGCCGAATCTCACGCGGTACCAGTTCGTCGGCAGCCAGCAAGTGTGCACGTCGACCGCCTGGGTGCCGCCCGAGGACAAGGGGGGCGACGTGCAGATGGAGTGGAAGGTGAAGAGGAGAGCGGACGGGACGAGGTACATCGCCAGGAGGCCGGTGAGGAATCGTATTCTCAGGAACAGGGCGATCAAGATATCCGAGGAGCGAGCCGGCCACAGCACGGAAGACGACACCATGTCGGAAATAAAG GTCGGCAGGTACTGGACCAAGGAGGAGCGCAAGAGGCAACTGGAGCGCGCCCGCGAGCGCAAGCAGAGGCAGCAGGAGCTGGTgctgcagcaacagcagcagcaacagctgcAGCTGCAACAGACCAACGAGCTTCTCGCGTGCGAGCACGTGGACGAGAAGCTGGCCAAGAAGCCGCTCAACATCGTCGAGCTCAGCCACAAGAAGATGGCTCGCAAGAAGAACACCTTGGACGACTTCACCACCGTGCAGGAGATGCTAGTGCACGGGAACAGGGTGGGCGGAACAGGGGGCCCCGGACCTGGGGGGAAACTGATGGGCCTTCTGTCGGTCACCACGGTCTGA
- the Ipo9 gene encoding importin 9 isoform X2, whose translation MSAMGPDVQGSLREALYETLTGILSPHRETRQAAEQRIQALEVTEEFGIHLTEFVVDPNGHLPIRQLASVLLKQYVESHWSSVAEKFQPPEIKHATKERIKELLPLGLRESISKVRSAVAYAISAIAHWDWPENWPGLFDILVSCLSGESEYAVHGAMRVLTEFTSDLTDNQLPNVGPVILQEMYRIFQSENQYSIRTRGRAVEIFTTITTLVAATGVYQKGFTEQYLQPVIPMFCEKFVQCLRVADGPTSDTGLKTDVIKAINCLVTKLPKYVSNFLPQILPPVWETLTQSAKIYQERTVNGDGETNEKEVDSDGEVINFNNLIIAIFEFIDSIVDHKRFSNLLDNLLQEVMYYLIIFMQITDEQIELWTTSPNQFVEEEDAFAYNVRISAQELLTTLVNYSEKAVNVLCELVTRHIEATSRMQSSNGGGENSESWWKLRESSILAMSKIKDDVVKKHTAGVLQFDIIRFLDTVVLATLNDSGAPPLLLGRCLCVGGKYVEIMPPEMSSRFLEATVNGLQENQPPCIRISAVKAIYWFCKASTTETNNTIGNIIRSHLPNIFQGLFNLTSQPSTQILTLVMETFQVLVSLDKAFTASVESKICPLTIAVFLKFYSDPIILDLCQDIFKSLTQNPDCIGPLQTRLIPTLTSMMAVTPRDKSKDESCRDVALDVLQVLVQYSPRPLSSALIETAFPAACHCILNSEDNETLPSGGKVIRTYLSVADRQVINHRDSDGQTGLQYILQIVARLLDPQSNEFTGMFIGRLVTTLIRKAGSSLGENLDLLLKAVLSKMQRAENLSVIQGLLMIYTHLINTEFDAMLNFLSTVPGPTGESALAFVLTEWVSRQHLFIDRYDRKVATVALCKLLEHGVTHGDSRLNEITVRGDRIFSGNEEGVRTRSKAAAQPYEWTTIPVLAKIFKLIINELSNDIEAVAANQDSSESDDDEEGGDDNAYLDPGYDVILLLEEAATEVDNEEGDPDMLQDSIYHLNLIQYLRDFLLNFSTHHCFPAYVQHLNILERKVLSSLNINASFM comes from the exons ATGAGTGCAATGGGGCCTGACGTGCAAGGCTCTCTGCGAGAAGCCTTGTACGAAACGTTGACTGGCATTCTATCTCCGCATCGGGAGACACGCCAGGCAGCTGAGCAAAGGATTCAGGCGTTAGAAGTCACAGAGGAGTTTGGTATACATTTAACGGAGTTTGTGGTAGACCCCAACGGGCATTTACCTATCCGACAATTAGCTTCCGTATTATTGAAGCAGTACGTCGAGAGTCATTGGTCTTCTGTGGCCGAGAAGTTTCAGCCGCCTGAGATAAAGCACGCGACaaaagaaagaatcaaagaattaTTGCCACTGGGGCTTAGGGAATCTATTAGTAAG GTGCGTTCAGCAGTAGCCTATGCAATATCAGCTATCGCGCACTGGGACTGGCCCGAGAATTGGCCAGGCTTGTTCGATATACTCGTAAGTTGTTTGAGCGGAGAAAGCGAATATGCTGTCCACGGAGCGATGAGAGTTCTAACAGAGTTCACCTCTGACCTCACTGATAATCAGTTACCGAACGTGGGACCAGTAATTCTTCAAGAAATGTACAGAATATTTCAAAGCGAAAAT CAATATTCCATTAGAACCCGTGGCCGCGCGGTGGAAATCTTTACGACGATCACGACACTGGTCGCCGCTACGGGAGTTTATCAGAAAGGATTTACAGAGCAGTACCTGCAGCCAGTCATTCCTATGTTCTGCGAGAAGTTTGTCCAGTGTCTGCGAGTGGCTGACGGCCCGACCAGCGACACTGGGCTGAAGACGGATGTGATCAAAGCTATAAATTGCCTCGTTACCAAATTACCAAAATATGTGTCCAACTTCTTACCGCAGATACTGCCACCTGTTTGGGAGACGCTAACGCAGAGCGCGAAGATCTATCAGGAAAGAACTGTGAACGGGGACGGAGAGACGAACGAGAAGGAAGTCGATTCGGATG GGGAGGTAATTAATTTCAACAATCTGATTATCGCGATATTCGAGTTTATCGACTCCATCGTGGACCACAAGCGGTTTTCAAACCTCTTGGACAACCTGCTGCAAGAGGTGATGTATTACCTGATCATCTTCATGCAAATAACCGACGAGCAGATTGAATTATGGACCACGAGTCCGAATCAATTTGTCGAGGAAGAGGACGCGTTCGCTTACAACGTTCGCATATCCGCGCAGGAGCTTCTAACG ACGCTTGTAAATTATTCCGAGAAGGCGGTGAATGTTCTCTGCGAGCTAGTCACTCGTCACATCGAAGCGACGAGCAGAATGCAAAGCTCGAACGGTGGAGGCGAGAACAGCGAATCGTGGTGGAAGCTGCGCGAGTCTTCTATCCTGGCGATGAGCAAAATAAAGGACGATGTTGTTAAGAAGCATACGGCTGGCGTCCTTCAGTTCGATATTATTAGATTTTTAGATACAGTCGTTTTAGCTACTTTAAATGATTCAG GGGCACCGCCGTTGCTGCTCGGTCGTTGCTTATGCGTTGGCGGCAAGTACGTCGAGATAATGCCGCCAGAGATGAGCTCACGGTTCCTCGAGGCAACGGTCAACGGCTTACAGGAGAACCAACCACCTTGTATCCGCATTAGCGCGGTGAAAGCGATTTATTGGTTCTGCAAAGCTTCTACCACGGAAACCAACAACACCATCGGCAATATTATACGATCCCATTTGCCCAACATATTCCAGGGACTGTTCAATTTAACCAGTCAACCGTCCACCCAGATTTTGACTCTAGTCATGGAGACTTTCCAAGTGTTGGTCTCG CTGGATAAAGCATTCACCGCCTCGGTGGAAAGCAAAATCTGCCCATTGACCATTGCTGTGTTCCTGAAATTTTATAGCGACCCCATAATCCTAGATCTGTGCCAAGACATATTCAAAAGTTTAACCCAGAATCCGGACTGCATAGGACCGTTACAGACTCGTTTGATACCAACGTTGACAAGCATGATGGCCGTGACGCCTAGGGACAAGTCCAAGGATG AAAGCTGTCGGGACGTGGCGTTGGATGTTTTGCAAGTCCTGGTGCAATACTCCCCAAGACCACTGAGCAGTGCTCTGATCGAGACTGCGTTCCCCGCCGCGTGCCACTGTATCCTGAATTCAGAAGATAACGAAACACTGCCCAGCGGTGGTAAGGTGATACGTACTTACTTGTCCGTCGCCGATCGACAAGTCATCAATCATCGAGACAGCGATGGCCAGACTGGTTTGCAATACATACTGCAAATAGTCGCTCGACTGCTGGACCCACAG TCGAACGAGTTCACGGGCATGTTCATCGGGCGATTGGTGACGACGCTGATCAGGAAAGCGGGTAGTTCGTTGGGGGAGAATCTGGATTTGTTACTGAAGGCTGTGCTGAGCAAGATGCAACGGGCGGAGAACTTGTCCGTGATACAGGGCCTCCTAATGATATACACTCATCTGATAAACACCGAGTTCGACGCGATGCTCAACTTTCTATCCACCGTGCCCGGCCCGACGGGGGAGAGCGCGCTCGCCTTCGTGCTCACCGAGTGGGTCAGCAGGCAACACCTGTTCATCGACAGATACGACCGCAAAGTGGCAACGGTCGCGCTTTGCAAATTGCTGGAGCACGGTGTCACTCACGGCGACAGTCGATTGAATGAGATCACCGTCAGGGGCGATCGGATATTTTCAG GGAACGAGGAGGGCGTGAGGACCAGGAGTAAAGCCGCGGCGCAGCCTTATGAGTGGACCACGATACCGGTCCTGGCCAAGATATTCAAGCTGATCATCAACGAATTGTCGAACGACATCGAAGCAGTCGCTGCCAATCAGGACTCGAGC GAATccgatgacgacgaggaaggCGGCGACGACAACGCTTACCTAGATCCGGGCTACGACGTCATACTAT TATTGGAAGAGGCGGCGACCGAGGTGGACAACGAAGAAGGTGACCCGGACATGTTACAAGACTCCATCTACCACTTGAACCTTATCCAATATTTACGGGACTTCCTGCTGAACTTCTCCACCCATCATTGTTTTCCAGCGTACGTGCAGCACCTGAATATTCTGGAACGTAAAGTTCTAAGCAGTttaaacatcaacgcgtcgttcaTGTAA
- the Ipo9 gene encoding importin 9 isoform X1 codes for MSAMGPDVQGSLREALYETLTGILSPHRETRQAAEQRIQALEVTEEFGIHLTEFVVDPNGHLPIRQLASVLLKQYVESHWSSVAEKFQPPEIKHATKERIKELLPLGLRESISKVRSAVAYAISAIAHWDWPENWPGLFDILVSCLSGESEYAVHGAMRVLTEFTSDLTDNQLPNVGPVILQEMYRIFQSENQYSIRTRGRAVEIFTTITTLVAATGVYQKGFTEQYLQPVIPMFCEKFVQCLRVADGPTSDTGLKTDVIKAINCLVTKLPKYVSNFLPQILPPVWETLTQSAKIYQERTVNGDGETNEKEVDSDGEVINFNNLIIAIFEFIDSIVDHKRFSNLLDNLLQEVMYYLIIFMQITDEQIELWTTSPNQFVEEEDAFAYNVRISAQELLTTLVNYSEKAVNVLCELVTRHIEATSRMQSSNGGGENSESWWKLRESSILAMSKIKDDVVKKHTAGVLQFDIIRFLDTVVLATLNDSGAPPLLLGRCLCVGGKYVEIMPPEMSSRFLEATVNGLQENQPPCIRISAVKAIYWFCKASTTETNNTIGNIIRSHLPNIFQGLFNLTSQPSTQILTLVMETFQVLVSLDKAFTASVESKICPLTIAVFLKFYSDPIILDLCQDIFKSLTQNPDCIGPLQTRLIPTLTSMMAVTPRDKSKDESCRDVALDVLQVLVQYSPRPLSSALIETAFPAACHCILNSEDNETLPSGGKVIRTYLSVADRQVINHRDSDGQTGLQYILQIVARLLDPQVSNEFTGMFIGRLVTTLIRKAGSSLGENLDLLLKAVLSKMQRAENLSVIQGLLMIYTHLINTEFDAMLNFLSTVPGPTGESALAFVLTEWVSRQHLFIDRYDRKVATVALCKLLEHGVTHGDSRLNEITVRGDRIFSGNEEGVRTRSKAAAQPYEWTTIPVLAKIFKLIINELSNDIEAVAANQDSSESDDDEEGGDDNAYLDPGYDVILLLEEAATEVDNEEGDPDMLQDSIYHLNLIQYLRDFLLNFSTHHCFPAYVQHLNILERKVLSSLNINASFM; via the exons ATGAGTGCAATGGGGCCTGACGTGCAAGGCTCTCTGCGAGAAGCCTTGTACGAAACGTTGACTGGCATTCTATCTCCGCATCGGGAGACACGCCAGGCAGCTGAGCAAAGGATTCAGGCGTTAGAAGTCACAGAGGAGTTTGGTATACATTTAACGGAGTTTGTGGTAGACCCCAACGGGCATTTACCTATCCGACAATTAGCTTCCGTATTATTGAAGCAGTACGTCGAGAGTCATTGGTCTTCTGTGGCCGAGAAGTTTCAGCCGCCTGAGATAAAGCACGCGACaaaagaaagaatcaaagaattaTTGCCACTGGGGCTTAGGGAATCTATTAGTAAG GTGCGTTCAGCAGTAGCCTATGCAATATCAGCTATCGCGCACTGGGACTGGCCCGAGAATTGGCCAGGCTTGTTCGATATACTCGTAAGTTGTTTGAGCGGAGAAAGCGAATATGCTGTCCACGGAGCGATGAGAGTTCTAACAGAGTTCACCTCTGACCTCACTGATAATCAGTTACCGAACGTGGGACCAGTAATTCTTCAAGAAATGTACAGAATATTTCAAAGCGAAAAT CAATATTCCATTAGAACCCGTGGCCGCGCGGTGGAAATCTTTACGACGATCACGACACTGGTCGCCGCTACGGGAGTTTATCAGAAAGGATTTACAGAGCAGTACCTGCAGCCAGTCATTCCTATGTTCTGCGAGAAGTTTGTCCAGTGTCTGCGAGTGGCTGACGGCCCGACCAGCGACACTGGGCTGAAGACGGATGTGATCAAAGCTATAAATTGCCTCGTTACCAAATTACCAAAATATGTGTCCAACTTCTTACCGCAGATACTGCCACCTGTTTGGGAGACGCTAACGCAGAGCGCGAAGATCTATCAGGAAAGAACTGTGAACGGGGACGGAGAGACGAACGAGAAGGAAGTCGATTCGGATG GGGAGGTAATTAATTTCAACAATCTGATTATCGCGATATTCGAGTTTATCGACTCCATCGTGGACCACAAGCGGTTTTCAAACCTCTTGGACAACCTGCTGCAAGAGGTGATGTATTACCTGATCATCTTCATGCAAATAACCGACGAGCAGATTGAATTATGGACCACGAGTCCGAATCAATTTGTCGAGGAAGAGGACGCGTTCGCTTACAACGTTCGCATATCCGCGCAGGAGCTTCTAACG ACGCTTGTAAATTATTCCGAGAAGGCGGTGAATGTTCTCTGCGAGCTAGTCACTCGTCACATCGAAGCGACGAGCAGAATGCAAAGCTCGAACGGTGGAGGCGAGAACAGCGAATCGTGGTGGAAGCTGCGCGAGTCTTCTATCCTGGCGATGAGCAAAATAAAGGACGATGTTGTTAAGAAGCATACGGCTGGCGTCCTTCAGTTCGATATTATTAGATTTTTAGATACAGTCGTTTTAGCTACTTTAAATGATTCAG GGGCACCGCCGTTGCTGCTCGGTCGTTGCTTATGCGTTGGCGGCAAGTACGTCGAGATAATGCCGCCAGAGATGAGCTCACGGTTCCTCGAGGCAACGGTCAACGGCTTACAGGAGAACCAACCACCTTGTATCCGCATTAGCGCGGTGAAAGCGATTTATTGGTTCTGCAAAGCTTCTACCACGGAAACCAACAACACCATCGGCAATATTATACGATCCCATTTGCCCAACATATTCCAGGGACTGTTCAATTTAACCAGTCAACCGTCCACCCAGATTTTGACTCTAGTCATGGAGACTTTCCAAGTGTTGGTCTCG CTGGATAAAGCATTCACCGCCTCGGTGGAAAGCAAAATCTGCCCATTGACCATTGCTGTGTTCCTGAAATTTTATAGCGACCCCATAATCCTAGATCTGTGCCAAGACATATTCAAAAGTTTAACCCAGAATCCGGACTGCATAGGACCGTTACAGACTCGTTTGATACCAACGTTGACAAGCATGATGGCCGTGACGCCTAGGGACAAGTCCAAGGATG AAAGCTGTCGGGACGTGGCGTTGGATGTTTTGCAAGTCCTGGTGCAATACTCCCCAAGACCACTGAGCAGTGCTCTGATCGAGACTGCGTTCCCCGCCGCGTGCCACTGTATCCTGAATTCAGAAGATAACGAAACACTGCCCAGCGGTGGTAAGGTGATACGTACTTACTTGTCCGTCGCCGATCGACAAGTCATCAATCATCGAGACAGCGATGGCCAGACTGGTTTGCAATACATACTGCAAATAGTCGCTCGACTGCTGGACCCACAGGTA TCGAACGAGTTCACGGGCATGTTCATCGGGCGATTGGTGACGACGCTGATCAGGAAAGCGGGTAGTTCGTTGGGGGAGAATCTGGATTTGTTACTGAAGGCTGTGCTGAGCAAGATGCAACGGGCGGAGAACTTGTCCGTGATACAGGGCCTCCTAATGATATACACTCATCTGATAAACACCGAGTTCGACGCGATGCTCAACTTTCTATCCACCGTGCCCGGCCCGACGGGGGAGAGCGCGCTCGCCTTCGTGCTCACCGAGTGGGTCAGCAGGCAACACCTGTTCATCGACAGATACGACCGCAAAGTGGCAACGGTCGCGCTTTGCAAATTGCTGGAGCACGGTGTCACTCACGGCGACAGTCGATTGAATGAGATCACCGTCAGGGGCGATCGGATATTTTCAG GGAACGAGGAGGGCGTGAGGACCAGGAGTAAAGCCGCGGCGCAGCCTTATGAGTGGACCACGATACCGGTCCTGGCCAAGATATTCAAGCTGATCATCAACGAATTGTCGAACGACATCGAAGCAGTCGCTGCCAATCAGGACTCGAGC GAATccgatgacgacgaggaaggCGGCGACGACAACGCTTACCTAGATCCGGGCTACGACGTCATACTAT TATTGGAAGAGGCGGCGACCGAGGTGGACAACGAAGAAGGTGACCCGGACATGTTACAAGACTCCATCTACCACTTGAACCTTATCCAATATTTACGGGACTTCCTGCTGAACTTCTCCACCCATCATTGTTTTCCAGCGTACGTGCAGCACCTGAATATTCTGGAACGTAAAGTTCTAAGCAGTttaaacatcaacgcgtcgttcaTGTAA
- the Ipo9 gene encoding importin 9 isoform X3 → MSAMGPDVQGSLREALYETLTGILSPHRETRQAAEQRIQALEVTEEFGIHLTEFVVDPNGHLPIRQLASVLLKQYVESHWSSVAEKFQPPEIKHATKERIKELLPLGLRESISKVRSAVAYAISAIAHWDWPENWPGLFDILVSCLSGESEYAVHGAMRVLTEFTSDLTDNQLPNVGPVILQEMYRIFQSENQYSIRTRGRAVEIFTTITTLVAATGVYQKGFTEQYLQPVIPMFCEKFVQCLRVADGPTSDTGLKTDVIKAINCLVTKLPKYVSNFLPQILPPVWETLTQSAKIYQERTVNGDGETNEKEVDSDGEVINFNNLIIAIFEFIDSIVDHKRFSNLLDNLLQEVMYYLIIFMQITDEQIELWTTSPNQFVEEEDAFAYNVRISAQELLTTLVNYSEKAVNVLCELVTRHIEATSRMQSSNGGGENSESWWKLRESSILAMSKIKDDVVKKHTAGVLQFDIIRFLDTVVLATLNDSGAPPLLLGRCLCVGGKYVEIMPPEMSSRFLEATVNGLQENQPPCIRISAVKAIYWFCKASTTETNNTIGNIIRSHLPNIFQGLFNLTSQPSTQILTLVMETFQVLVSLDKAFTASVESKICPLTIAVFLKFYSDPIILDLCQDIFKSLTQNPDCIGPLQTRLIPTLTSMMAVTPRDKSKDESCRDVALDVLQVLVQYSPRPLSSALIETAFPAACHCILNSEDNETLPSGGKVIRTYLSVADRQVINHRDSDGQTGLQYILQIVARLLDPQVSNEFTGMFIGRLVTTLIRKAGSSLGENLDLLLKAVLSKMQRAENLSVIQGLLMIYTHLINTEFDAMLNFLSTVPGPTGESALAFVLTEWVSRQHLFIDRYDRKVATVALCKLLEHGVTHGDSRLNEITVRGDRIFSETASG, encoded by the exons ATGAGTGCAATGGGGCCTGACGTGCAAGGCTCTCTGCGAGAAGCCTTGTACGAAACGTTGACTGGCATTCTATCTCCGCATCGGGAGACACGCCAGGCAGCTGAGCAAAGGATTCAGGCGTTAGAAGTCACAGAGGAGTTTGGTATACATTTAACGGAGTTTGTGGTAGACCCCAACGGGCATTTACCTATCCGACAATTAGCTTCCGTATTATTGAAGCAGTACGTCGAGAGTCATTGGTCTTCTGTGGCCGAGAAGTTTCAGCCGCCTGAGATAAAGCACGCGACaaaagaaagaatcaaagaattaTTGCCACTGGGGCTTAGGGAATCTATTAGTAAG GTGCGTTCAGCAGTAGCCTATGCAATATCAGCTATCGCGCACTGGGACTGGCCCGAGAATTGGCCAGGCTTGTTCGATATACTCGTAAGTTGTTTGAGCGGAGAAAGCGAATATGCTGTCCACGGAGCGATGAGAGTTCTAACAGAGTTCACCTCTGACCTCACTGATAATCAGTTACCGAACGTGGGACCAGTAATTCTTCAAGAAATGTACAGAATATTTCAAAGCGAAAAT CAATATTCCATTAGAACCCGTGGCCGCGCGGTGGAAATCTTTACGACGATCACGACACTGGTCGCCGCTACGGGAGTTTATCAGAAAGGATTTACAGAGCAGTACCTGCAGCCAGTCATTCCTATGTTCTGCGAGAAGTTTGTCCAGTGTCTGCGAGTGGCTGACGGCCCGACCAGCGACACTGGGCTGAAGACGGATGTGATCAAAGCTATAAATTGCCTCGTTACCAAATTACCAAAATATGTGTCCAACTTCTTACCGCAGATACTGCCACCTGTTTGGGAGACGCTAACGCAGAGCGCGAAGATCTATCAGGAAAGAACTGTGAACGGGGACGGAGAGACGAACGAGAAGGAAGTCGATTCGGATG GGGAGGTAATTAATTTCAACAATCTGATTATCGCGATATTCGAGTTTATCGACTCCATCGTGGACCACAAGCGGTTTTCAAACCTCTTGGACAACCTGCTGCAAGAGGTGATGTATTACCTGATCATCTTCATGCAAATAACCGACGAGCAGATTGAATTATGGACCACGAGTCCGAATCAATTTGTCGAGGAAGAGGACGCGTTCGCTTACAACGTTCGCATATCCGCGCAGGAGCTTCTAACG ACGCTTGTAAATTATTCCGAGAAGGCGGTGAATGTTCTCTGCGAGCTAGTCACTCGTCACATCGAAGCGACGAGCAGAATGCAAAGCTCGAACGGTGGAGGCGAGAACAGCGAATCGTGGTGGAAGCTGCGCGAGTCTTCTATCCTGGCGATGAGCAAAATAAAGGACGATGTTGTTAAGAAGCATACGGCTGGCGTCCTTCAGTTCGATATTATTAGATTTTTAGATACAGTCGTTTTAGCTACTTTAAATGATTCAG GGGCACCGCCGTTGCTGCTCGGTCGTTGCTTATGCGTTGGCGGCAAGTACGTCGAGATAATGCCGCCAGAGATGAGCTCACGGTTCCTCGAGGCAACGGTCAACGGCTTACAGGAGAACCAACCACCTTGTATCCGCATTAGCGCGGTGAAAGCGATTTATTGGTTCTGCAAAGCTTCTACCACGGAAACCAACAACACCATCGGCAATATTATACGATCCCATTTGCCCAACATATTCCAGGGACTGTTCAATTTAACCAGTCAACCGTCCACCCAGATTTTGACTCTAGTCATGGAGACTTTCCAAGTGTTGGTCTCG CTGGATAAAGCATTCACCGCCTCGGTGGAAAGCAAAATCTGCCCATTGACCATTGCTGTGTTCCTGAAATTTTATAGCGACCCCATAATCCTAGATCTGTGCCAAGACATATTCAAAAGTTTAACCCAGAATCCGGACTGCATAGGACCGTTACAGACTCGTTTGATACCAACGTTGACAAGCATGATGGCCGTGACGCCTAGGGACAAGTCCAAGGATG AAAGCTGTCGGGACGTGGCGTTGGATGTTTTGCAAGTCCTGGTGCAATACTCCCCAAGACCACTGAGCAGTGCTCTGATCGAGACTGCGTTCCCCGCCGCGTGCCACTGTATCCTGAATTCAGAAGATAACGAAACACTGCCCAGCGGTGGTAAGGTGATACGTACTTACTTGTCCGTCGCCGATCGACAAGTCATCAATCATCGAGACAGCGATGGCCAGACTGGTTTGCAATACATACTGCAAATAGTCGCTCGACTGCTGGACCCACAGGTA TCGAACGAGTTCACGGGCATGTTCATCGGGCGATTGGTGACGACGCTGATCAGGAAAGCGGGTAGTTCGTTGGGGGAGAATCTGGATTTGTTACTGAAGGCTGTGCTGAGCAAGATGCAACGGGCGGAGAACTTGTCCGTGATACAGGGCCTCCTAATGATATACACTCATCTGATAAACACCGAGTTCGACGCGATGCTCAACTTTCTATCCACCGTGCCCGGCCCGACGGGGGAGAGCGCGCTCGCCTTCGTGCTCACCGAGTGGGTCAGCAGGCAACACCTGTTCATCGACAGATACGACCGCAAAGTGGCAACGGTCGCGCTTTGCAAATTGCTGGAGCACGGTGTCACTCACGGCGACAGTCGATTGAATGAGATCACCGTCAGGGGCGATCGGATATTTTCAG AAACAGCGAGCGGCTAA